One Lycium barbarum isolate Lr01 chromosome 5, ASM1917538v2, whole genome shotgun sequence genomic window carries:
- the LOC132639235 gene encoding uncharacterized protein LOC132639235, translating into MGDETTMVSTENVSKSLNYDSNHPYHLSSSDGPSINLINTNFDRRSFPGWRRSILIALSAKKKLGFINVVCKSSDLNLEEDLQWSSCNDIVTAWILNSLSKEIADSVICNCTCEGKAKIAKSVQDQRLIHFLMGLNEVYTQARGNILMINQLPSMDIVYSLLLQDESQRKVHMSAQVFSDSSSFMVTNQGKFNNYKGSGQFSKVPSYPRTGNYLQPSYPRTGNYPQTYPKTTNYTQKFTNKPKGRKNTYDPNATCTYYMRIGHLVDNCHRLHGFPDDFQFNQRKNAQVTVKAKAGVTNEETGEVGDSHTTQDGFNFHHFNKEQRNELEQMFKQMQVSHSSVYSGPNTNAIADTILKYSGTYFSVFNSNTWIIDSGASEHMCFNSDSFSSLVALPVPLSISLPNSFRLLVAHTGSVPILPNLTLQNVLYVPTFKYNLLSVNRLYVQNGCHMVFTISGCILQDLLMKRVEAFGEVRERLYLLQPSMSQSSFQSNERVISFQERSDSKLVSNLVSFPVVGNVLTDVNLCHMRLERQFNKKVKRIRSDNALELGTGSEEAIFLANKEILHQKSCVSTPQQNGVLKGKCPHELLFGKIPSYKYRKAFGYSCLVQPFTPQSSSFNALSPPNQNIQSSSFNALSPPNQNILKSISMITELASCSEANSHPGWQAAMNDEIQALQLNHTWDIVELPSGKRALPCK; encoded by the exons atgggtgaTGAAACTACTATGGTTTCTACTGAAAATGTTTCAAAGAGTCTCAACTATGACTCTAATCACCCATATCATCTTTCTTCTTCAGATGGTCCTAGTATTAATCTCATCAATACCAACTTTGATCGTAGAAGCTTTCCAGGATGGAGAAGATCAATTCTCATAGCTTTATCTGCAAAGAAAAAGCTGGGGTTTATCAATGTTGTGTGCAAAAGTTCAGATCTGAATTTAGAGGAAGACTTACAATGGTCTTCTTGTAATGACATAGTAACTGCCTGGATTTTGAACTCCTTATCCAAAGAAATTGCTGATAGTGTGAT TTGTAATTGCACATGTGAAGGGAAGGCAAAGATAGCAAAATCAGTCCAGGATCAGAGGTTGATTCACTTTCTCATGGGTTTGAATGAGGTGTATACCCAGGCTAGAGGTAACATTCTGATGATAAATCAACTGCCTAGTATGGATATTGTCTATTCATTGTTGCTTCAAGATGAAAGCCAAAGGAAAGTGCACATGAGTGCTCAGGTATTTTCAGACTCATCTTCTTTCATGGTAACTAATCAGGGGAAATTCAACAACTATAAAGGATCAGGACAGTTCTCAAAAGTTCCAAGTTATCCTAGAACTGGAAACTACCTTCAACCAAGTTATCCTAGAACTGGAAACTACCCTCAAACTTATCCAAAAACCACAAACTACACCCAGAAATTCACCAACAAACCAAAAGGAAGAAAGAACACATATGACCCAAATGCAACTTGTACTTACTACATGAGGATTGGGCATTTAGTAGATAACTGTCATAGGCTACATGGGTTCCCAGATGATTTCCAGTTTAACCAAAGGAAGAATGCTCAAGTCACAGTCAAGGCTAAAGCAGGAGTAACTAATGAAGAAACAGGTGAAGTTGGTGATTCCCACACCACTCAGGATGGATTCAATTTCCACCATTTCAACAAAGAACAAAGAAATGAGTTGGAACAAATGTTCAAACAAATGCAGGTGTCTCATTCTTCAGTGTATTCAGGACCAAATACAAATGCAATAGCTGATACCATTCTCAAATATTCAGGAACATATTTCTCAGTTTTTAATTCTAATACTTGGATAATTGATTCAGGTGCCTCTGAGCACATGTGTTTTAACTCCGATTCTTTCAGTAGTCTTGTTGCGCTCCCTGTTCCTTTAAGTATAAGTTTGCCAAATTCATTCAGGTTACTTGTCGCTCATACAGGGAGTGTTCCTATTCTTCCTAATCTTACTCTTCAAAATGTCCTATATGTGCCAACTTTCAAATATAATTTACTTTCAGTAAATAGATTATATGTTCAGAATGGTTGTCACATGGTATTTACTATCAGTGGGTGCATTTTGCAGGACCTATTAATGAAGAGGGTAGAAGCTTTTGGTGAAGTTAGAGAGAGATTGTACCTATTACAACCTTCTATGTCTCAGTCTAGTTTTCAATCAAATGAAAGAGTAATTTCTTTTCAAGAAAGAAGTGATTCCAAGCTAGTTTCTAATTTAGTTTCCTTTCCAGTAGTTGGCAATGTTCTTACTGATGTAAATCTGTGTCATATGAGACTTG AAAGGCAATTCAACAAGAAAGTGAAGCGTATAAGGTCTGATAATGCCTTGGAGTTAGGGACAGGATCAGAAGAAGCAATTTTCCTAGCTAATAAAGAAATTTTGCACCAAAAGAGCTGTGTTTCCACTCCCCAACAAAATGGG GTTCTCAAAGGAAAGTGTCCTCATGAACTCTTGTTTGGGAAAATTCCTTCCTATAAATACCGTAAAGCTTTTGGCT ACTCCTGTCTAGTTCAGCCATTCACACCACAATCCTCTAGCTTTAATGCCCTATCCCCACCTAACCAAAACATTCAATCCTCTAGCTTTAATGCCCTATCCCCACCTAACCAAAACATTCTCAAATCCATTTCTATGATCACTGAACTAGCTAGTTGTTCTGAGGCAAATTCTCACCCTGGGTGGCAAGCAGCTATGAATGATGAGATTCAAGCTTTACAACTAAATCACACCTGGGATATAGTTGAGTTGCCTTCTGGTAAGAGAGCCTTACCATGTAAATAG
- the LOC132640549 gene encoding AP2-like ethylene-responsive transcription factor AIL6, producing the protein MAPENNNWLSFSLSSMEMLNSSSAQSSMLQSNGSSSADSHQYYFADNFFPHGWTNQKAQVMYTEGEKQQIYHHQGGLFVDTPQIIHQQQHHHQPPPKLEDFFGGETETQDSSSLTHIYDHHGGGGYYHDGRQDLNINGRAVGFQTFSTNSGSEVDDSQVMGAEFATESSNELGYSQCVPTAGALSLAVNTTNNSTEEKAIVTAVDSESCKKISDTFGQRTSIYRGVTRHRWTGRYEAHLWDNSCKREGQARKGRQVYLGGYDKEDKAARSYDLAALKYWGATATTNFPASNYTKEIEEMKHMTKQEFIASLRRKSSGFSRGASMYRGVTRHHQQGRWQARIGRVAGNKDLYLGTFATEEEAAEAYDIAAIKFRGVNAVTNFEMNRYDVEAIMKSSLPIGGAAKRLKISLESEQKQLLNDNYQQTPHNSVNGSSNSINFGVISPVSAIPYGLPFDTSQQPFYHHSFFPHLQYSSNNGVGASDHTAGAMPLMPSPGEIFIWPNQSY; encoded by the exons GGTGGACGAACCAAAAAGCTCAAGTAATGTATACAGAAGGTGAAAAACAAcaaatatatcatcatcaaggtggaTTATTTGTGGATACACCACAAAtaatacaccaacaacaacaccaccaccaACCACCTCCAAAGCTCGAAGATTTTTTTGGTGGCGAAACTGAGACTCAAGACTCGTCTTCATTGACTCACATCTACGACCACCACGGTGGTGGTGGCTACTACCATGATGGCCGGCAAGATTTGAATATTAATGGCAGGGCTGTTGGTTTTCAAACGTTTTCGACTAACTCGGGTTCGGAAGTTGATGACTCACAG GTTATGGGCGCTGAGTTTGCTACGGAGTCGAGTAACGAGTTGGGTTATTCACAGTGTGTTCCTACTGCTGGTGCTTTGTCTTTGGCTGTTAATACTACGAATAATTCAACTGAGGAAAAAGCTATAGTTACTGCGGTTGATTCTGAGAGTTGTAAGAAAATTTCTGATACTTTTGGTCAAAGGACTTCCATTTACAGAGGTGTAACGAG GCATAGATGGACAGGAAGATACGAAGCGCATCTTTGGGATAACAGCTGTAAAAGAGAGGGCCAAGCCAGAAAAGGACGTCAAG TGTACTTAG GTGGATATGACAAGGAGGACAAGGCAGCAAGATCTTATGACTTAGCAGCTTTAAAGTATTGGGGTGCAACAGCCACAACCAATTTCCCT GCTTCCAATTATACCAAAGAAATAGAGGAAATGAAGCACATGACGAAGCAAGAATTCATTGCCTCCCTAAGAAG GAAAAGTAGTGGTTTCTCGAGAGGTGCTTCTATGTATCGGGGCGTGACAAG GCATCATCAACAAGGTCGTTGGCAAGCAAGAATAGGCCGTGTTGCAGGGAACAAGGATCTGTACTTAGGAACATTTG CTACTGAGGAGGAGGCAGCAGAAGCATATGACATAGCAGCAATAAAATTCAGGGGAGTGAATGCAGTGACCAATTTCGAAATGAACCGATATGATGTCGAGGCCATCATGAAAAGTTCACTCCCCATAGGCGGAGCAGCAAAACGCTTGAAAATCTCCCTTGAATCGGAGCAGAAACAGTTGTTGAACGATAACTACCAGCAGACTCCACACAACAGTGTCAACGGTAGCAGCAATAGCATCAATTTTGGGGTGATTTCCCCTGTTTCCGCTATCCCCTATGGTCTTCCATTCGATACGAGCCAACAACCCTTTTACCATCACAGCTTCTTTCCACACCTCCAGTACTCAAGCAACAACGGCGTTGGTGCTTCTGATCATACTGCTGGTGCAATGCCCTTGATGCCATCACCGGGCGAGATTTTCATCTGGCCTAATCAGTCCTATTGA